One genomic segment of Trichoplusia ni isolate ovarian cell line Hi5 chromosome 5, tn1, whole genome shotgun sequence includes these proteins:
- the LOC113494565 gene encoding uncharacterized protein LOC113494565 — MDSESRSESALNSPTEPDVSLAASLTDPLEAHTLEEARRTIRDLRMKYRAQAHQLLTWRRAHRTQEELVTRLQKEKAEQLKSLSSQLLLFESRLVRKQKEITSMLALRETIIIKQQKVIESLQAKLLDNGIEMVQNIPDFRDMLQDTHITGDFDSLNDSDSAVIMEDVDFDSSAPHVPRFRSANPDSVTIVRSISDAIDPNLKYNVVRRSNGFLRRPEILETVYSVEEEVDGDSTKGLSAQNSTEKELNDANKTDEEKYKETSLLAQRRDNFRMRSVVLTAEVKSIDNDKELKPKKEVWSYTYVPKRMTPANESDDEATSNAESDEEPEQKSNHVVTYNRVMSNHRNVTKPKDVKYKRINKAKSKSLEELRGRLKNWVEKGNKLSNIPLEHAQSYA; from the exons ATGGATTCTGAGAG CCGGAGCGAGTCGGCTCTGAACAGCCCAACGGAGCCTGACGTATCACTTGCGGCATCCCTGACCGACCCTCTCGAGGCACACACCTTGGAGGAGGCTAGGAGGACTATCAG AGATCTTCGAATGAAGTATCGTGCTCAAGCACACCAGCTCCTGACCTGGCGCCGTGCGCACAGAACTCAAGAGGAACTAGTCACTCGCTTGCAGAAGGAGAAGGCGGAACAGCTCAAGTCCCTCTCCAGCCAACTGCTCCTCTTCGAGTCTCGCCTCGTCCGCAAACAGAAAGAGATCACCAGCATGCTTGCATTGCGAGAAACTATCATCATCAAACAACAGAAAGTTATTGAGTCTCTCCAAGCCAAGTTACTCGACAATGGTATCGAGATGGTACAAAATATCCCAGACTTCAGGGATATGCTCCAAGATACTCACATCACTGGAGACTTTGATTCACTCAACGACTCAGATTCCGCCGTGATCATGGAGGACGTCGACTTCGACAGCAGCGCCCCCCACGTGCCGCGGTTCAGGTCGGCGAACCCTGACAGCGTTACCATAGTCCGGTCGATATCGGATGCCATAGACCCCAACCTGAAATACAATGTCGTGAGGCGGTCGAATGGTTTCCTCCGTAGACCAGAGATTCTCGAAACCGTATACAGTGTCGAGGAAGAAGTCGACGGCGACTCCACTAAAGGTCTCAGTGCGCAGAACAGCACCGAGAAGGAGCTCAATGATGCTAACAAAACTGATGAGGAGAAGTACAAGGAGACGAGTCTCCTCGCACAAAGGCGGGACAACTTCCGCATGAGGAGCGTCGTACTCACCGCAGAGGTCAAGAGCATAGACAACGACAAGGAGCTCAAGCCCAAGAAAGAGGTCTGGTCCTACACCTACGTGCCAAAAAGGATGACTCCAGCGAACGAGTCTGATGATGAGGCCACCTCCAACGCCGAGAGCGACGAGGAGCCAGAACAGAAGTCGAACCACGTCGTCACCTACAACCGAGTGATGTCCAACCACCGGAACGTCACCAAACCCAAAGACGTCAAGTACAAGAGGATAAACAAAGCCAAATCCAAGAGCCTGGAGGAGCTGCGGGGGAGGCTAAAGAACTGGGTGGAGAAGGGCAACAAGCTGTCCAACATACCGCTAGAGCACGCGCAGAGCTACGCCTAA